A region of Spodoptera frugiperda isolate SF20-4 chromosome 26, AGI-APGP_CSIRO_Sfru_2.0, whole genome shotgun sequence DNA encodes the following proteins:
- the LOC118264082 gene encoding serine-threonine kinase receptor-associated protein — protein sequence MTTFKQVPLTCGGHTRPVVHLDFSDVTKDGYYLISACKDGKPMLRQGETGDWIGTFEGHKGAVWGVALTQNANLAASGAADFSAKIWDARYGEVVHTFEHEHIVKSVNFNADDSQLLTASNEKLIRVFDLNKPEAGALEKISAHTSSIRHAVFLHNSRIVSVSDDLTMRVWDRTSGQEVQKVEFPTIPNSLELSRDGAILTVAHGTNVSFYSSDTMRKMREFPVPTKCYSASLAPSRATFVCGGEDLKVYKFDYNTGTELESNKGHFGPVHCVRWSPDGELYATGSEDGTVRLWQAVPGRVYGLWRRTNEHTPVLNGFKEVAAN from the exons atgacaaCTTTCAAGCAAGTTCCTCTCACATGCGGTGGCCATACTAGACCAGTCGTGCATTTGGATTTTAGTGACGTTACAAAAGATgggtattatttaatttcggCCTGCAAAG ATGGCAAGCCCATGCTACGACAAGGTGAAACAGGTGATTGGATTGGCACATTTGAAGGTCACAAAGGTGCCGTGTGGGGGGTAGCTCTGACACAAAATGCTAATCTTGCTGCAAGTGGCGCAGCTGATTTCTCAG CAAAAATATGGGATGCTCGTTACGGTGAAGTGGTACACACGTTTGAACACGAACACATTGTAAAGAGTGTAAACTTCAATGCTGACGACTCTCAGCTCCTTACTGCAAGCAATGAGAAACTCATACGTGTATTTGACCTCAACAAACCTGAAGCAGGAG CTCTGGAGAAAATAAGCGCGCACACGAGTAGCATCAGACACGCAGTGTTTCTTCATAACTCACGCATAGTCAGCGTGAGCGATGATCTCACAATGAGAGTCTGGGACCGTACTAGTGGACAG GAGGTCCAAAAAGTAGAGTTCCCAACCATACCTAACAGTTTAGAACTGTCTAGAGATGGAGCTATATTGACTGTGGCTCATg gtaCAAATGTATCTTTCTATTCTTCCGACACAATGCGCAAAATGCGCGAATTCCCGGTGCCAACGAAATGCTATTCAGCATCGCTTGCGCCAAGCCGTGCGACTTTTGTCTGCGGCGGTGAAGACTTAAAAGTCTATAAATTTGATTATAATACAGGAACAGAACTTG AATCGAACAAAGGTCACTTCGGTCCGGTGCACTGCGTCCGGTGGTCGCCGGACGGGGAGCTGTACGCGACGGGGTCGGAGGACGGCACGGTCCGGCTGTGGCAGGCCGTGCCGGGCCGCGTGTACGGCCTGTGGCGCCGGACCAACGAACACACGCCCGTGCTCAACGGGTTCAAGGAGGTCGCGGCCAACTGA
- the LOC118281859 gene encoding signal peptidase complex subunit 1, producing MDFFTSIPTHIDYVGQAKAEKLYRAIITLFSIVGFVWGYIVQQFSQSVYILGAGFILAAILTVPPWPMYRRNPLNWQNPRSNEEKPAGKKGKK from the coding sequence atGGATTTCTTCACTTCCATACCAACTCATATTGACTATGTCGGCCAGGCCAAAGCTGAGAAATTGTACAGAGCCATTATTACTCTGTTCAGTATAGTTGGTTTCGTATGGGGATACATCGTTCAACAGTTTTCGCAGTCTGTTTATATATTGGGAGCCGGATTCATCTTAGCTGCAATCCTGACTGTTCCTCCATGGCCCATGTACCGCCGCAACCCACTAAATTGGCAGAACCCCAGAAGTAACGAAGAAAAACCAGCAGGAAAAAAGGGCAAGAAATGA